Genomic DNA from Parambassis ranga chromosome 10, fParRan2.1, whole genome shotgun sequence:
ACATGTGTATGtggaaaacatcaacaacagttTGAATGTTCTCAGAAACCAGCTTCCACATAAATGATGCCTGAATGAAAATGTCCGAAATAAACAGAAGTGTTTTGTAGATCAAACGGAAACGGGCCATTTAAAGTGCTCTCGGTCAGGACGTGCTGCCAGTCATCTGTGCTAGGTCTGCTTCTAATctcacgagtgtgtgtgtgtgtgtgtgtgtatccttgTGTGGACATCTCACAATGCAAGGATTCACACTTGTTGGCTGCATGTTGGAGACACTGCAGAGTGAGGTATTGTGTCATTCAGACCTTCACATCCTGCTCACTTAAAGAATCAATCTGCAACCTTTCAGCGTGGCTATTTTGGGAATTCAAATAGAAAAGGGCCTCTTGAccttttttaatgccactgcaCATACAGACCACACACAGCAACCCACCAAATTACTGATGGCTGTGAAATGCCATGCACTGCAAGTAGGTAATGAGGTGGGATCATAGCAGAGAAGGCAGAGGCAGGGAAATATCCACAGTGACTGACGGTGGTATAAACTGGATTAActttaatgctgctgcagcagagcacaaTGTTCAGTCAACCTTGTGAGGATAAGCAGAGGTTATAAAAACGTGTGAATTCAGCCACTGCGGAGAAGAAGTCAGAGAGTTTCTTATGATTAATCAAGTATTAGGACGATTACTTTTGAAGCTGCAGTAAACTGTGTTCTGACTAGCTAGGCCCTGCCCCCATGAACATGGAGGTGAAGTAAGCACACGGGTTCCACTGTGCTGTAATATTAACGTAATGAAAAAAGCTTTGCAAAGATTTTGAGAAAATAAATTATTCATTCACTCATAATTGACATGATAAGAATGTTATGATACTCAGGTATGTAGCAAAAGCACATGAACGGAcctgagtgacacacacacacacacacacacacacacacacacacacacacacacacacacacacacacacacacacacaccacatacatacacacacacacacacacacaccacatacacGCAGTAATTGACCAGGCCAGGTGAAATTGTAGAGGATGTGGAGGATTTATTACAGTCAGCACTGCACCATCTGTCACTTGAGCCTTTCTATAAAAGGATGAATCGCTCTCTTTATCTTCCTCTCTGACTCTCCTTCTGTTTAGtcatccttcttcttcttcttcttctgtttctcagGCTCCTTCTTGAtttctccttttcctttttagccatttttttattatgcCTAACTTCTTTTTCGTTtattctcctccttcctctctatctctctcagCCCCTCTCTGAATTCATTCACAGTATTTCAGCATCCATTCATGCATTTCAGCGCCAGCGTCGTCTTAGCGATATCGTTGCGCGACAGTATGCTTGGagttcctgctgctgtggtgtCTGATATCATGcttgctcacacacagagcgtggatgtgtgtgtgtgtgtgtgtgttagggtaTAATTATACACTAGGAGAATTCTTTAAAAGGCCATCTGGGTTGACTTGCTTCTGTGGTCAGTGTTTTTTTGGTATTTCTCAGAGAGTGACCACAAAATGTCAAAGCAAATGTTGTGTCTGCTTGTTGTTAGCCCTCGTTGGAAGGGTTTCTGCAGGATGCTCCAAATGAAGGAGGATGTGTGGTGCCTCGGCAGCATCTTTTAGGTTTCATAACTGTCACGGAGGACAAGTGATGGGGTGCTGCCACTGACAAACTGAAACTTCCTGCCTCTAGCAGCACAGGAGCAGCCAAGGCCAACTGACAATTTACTGACTAACAGTCCTGAGAGGCGGAAATGAGGCCACAGATGGAGTGTGATCGCCTTCTGACAGTCACTGAGCTCATATGGACGTTTATGTCATTTTCAGTAGAGGTTCAGTGATGAGGAGGTATacaaatataatttatttatatttcagaaAATAAAGATTATCTATGATTATGATAGTCTGCAGCAGGAGACAAAGAATGGTGCAGATCACAAGTGATgataaaacagagacacagacacagagacacagaggagaccAGGAGGAGGGATGCTTTGGACCGTTTCATCCTTtcactcttttcttttcatccaGTTATTTTATATGTATCTGAAGCTTGTATTTTAGTCCCTCTGGGTCTGAAGGGTTTGGTCCGTGTCTCCTTGTACTCACCACAGTCAGCCAGTTGATGCTGCTCTTAGAGTAATAAGAACAGATTTTAATGTGATGTGCTGCACAGAGGACCTGGCTGGAGCGAGTGCACTGATTTGGCTCATGTTAACACTCTTTCtatcatctttctgcaggtaCTACGCTATCTGCTGCCAGCCTCTGGTCTACCGGAACAAAATGACGCCCATGCGAGTTGCTTTAATGATCGGCGGCTGCTGGGTCATTCCCACTTTCATCTCTTTCCTGCCTATCATGCAGGGATGGAACAACATCGGCATTGACGAAGTGGTGAgctctgcagcctgtgtgtgtctgtgtgtgtgtctgtgtgtggtggggaCAAAAGATTTTTATGGAGAATAGAGGCAGGAATATTCCACGTCCCAACAGGAGATACACATTTATGTCAGAAGCACGCTGCTGTTAGCTGAAAATGAGTCGCCTGGCACAGacaaaataaagacacacaaaaatggCGACACgcacaaaaaaagacatgtttTGCATAAACAGGAAAAAGCAATTAGTGTCCACATGCACTGAGAAACAAACTGAAGTCCTCAGAAACATTGTTTACAAGAGGGAAGAAACGCTTTGTGCAACAAGATCAACATGTCAGACTCAGAGACAGAAGGACAAGGCCACTGACACCACAGACACCGAGTCCAGCTACTTATTTAACTCTATAACGTCAAGTGCTTTAGGCATCGTtaagcttgttttgtttgtgcagtgaCTCTGTTTATAAGATGCAGGCATGGCTacagaaaaacagctttttttataGAAATGGGTGATGAATGAAAAGTTGAAGAAAATGAGCGGctaaaaaaagaatgaaaagaacAAAGCAAAGTgaagtgggagggagggagggagggaggggagacaggtgtgcagagacagaggagagactgaggagagagagagaggctcccCAGCCACTATTAACCTCGCTCGCCCCTGTCCGCCTTTATCAAAAGTTATTTTTCGAGCTGCCTGTCAACAGGAGGACCGGCTGGCTCAGTTTGGCAGCAGTGCCAGTGGcgcaaacatcacacacacacacacctctcacacAAACCCAACTTTAGAACAACAGCGCAGTGCAAAGTTAGAGCTGTGCATTAGCGCTGGCTGCTGTGGCTCTCTGTGGGTCTAATTAAAGCTTAAAGTAGCCGGTTCGTTTCTGGCACAAACTGAAGGTCCAACAAAGACATTTTAGACACAGGTAGATCACAGTGATTCCTTTACTTGTCAACAACTGCTCAATATTCATCCACTCAAGAAATAACAAGTGATGGTGATGCACGGATGtgtctgctgcctctgctgcagtgaaataaatgaaattcaTATTAAAGTCTGAGCTCACATGCTTGCTGTGATGACGTGCATGATGCACTGATTACTGGTTTTGTGTGAGTTCCTGCAGGATATTCTGTAaccttaacacacacacctggacccACAGGGCATTTTATCACTTAAAtgtttcagctcattcataAAAAATCTGCTTCAGCATTAAACACACGAGGGAACGTGGCCTTCGTTCAGAGATATGGATTGATCTCTGTATTATTCATCGGGTAGCCCTGAGCCGTAGTTTCCCACAGAGATGAGATGATAGCAGTAAAGGATCTGGGACGGGGATGATGACTGTGATTAATGGGGACGTGCGGAACCTTCCTCTCCCCCCAGAGCCGCCTTTTTTCACTACACAGAGATTGTGGGTTTTTAAGTGGGTTGTTGTAAAGTCTGGTGGTGTTCAGAGCAGAGCTGCTCGACATAGTGATATGGGGATTTATTCCAGAATATTGTTCTCTACCTTTAACTCTCTACTTTCCCCTCACTCACGATACTCAGTTAATCCTAATAAtggggaaagaagaaaaaaaaaacattccattGGACTTTAAGAGAAACTGTCTTAAGCCTAATTCCTGTTTTTTGGTAATCCAGACCGACTTCTTCTTACGCGTGTCCAACCTGAGCCTTGACAGCTCAGGGGTAGGGGTTACCTAACTCCAACCTGTTGTGCCAGATGGTTCGTTGCACAGAACCATCTGGAGGGTCGGACCTTGGAAACAGTTTGAAAGGGCAGGGACGACCCATCTGTCCATCATGTGCTAAAACTGGGCACACACTGTACGAATTGTTTTAACGTAAATCTATAAAAACTGTACATCATCAAACCAAAGGTGCACATAAAATACCTCCCAGCTGTCAGAATGCTGAATGAATGGCACCAatcattattgtgtgtgtgtgtagtgtagtgtgtagGTCCAGACCTTTGGCTGCAAATAGCTCCCCAAaggtgaggccaaaacatctggctcgccccctgctggctggctgcagtgtaGTTCATAAATTCTGgatcctccatgttagtggagaCACGGACCCGAGTAAAAGACTAAAAGTACATTTTTCTTGTCAGCTCCAGTTTTCATCAGACTGATCTgggtttaaatgtttttttaatgcattcatATTTATGCAAAAAGCTGAATCTGCCCAGACTCTGGTTCCAACAGAACAGCCAGATATTCCggcctcacttttgtacaatggatggaggtggagccatgttgtctatttttatatacagtcaATAAGAAAAACCTGGAGTCCTTCatcctgagttttttttttttttttgttatgatCTTTAACCAGATTAATCAGAGGCGCCAGAGCGAGGGCAACTCCACGTCCTGTGTCTTCATGGTCAACAAGCCATACGCCCTCACCTGCTCTCTGGTGGCCTTCTACATCCCTCTGGTCCTCATGGTGCTGGCCTACCAAAGGATCTACATCACGGCTCGTGCCCATGCCATGCAGATCAGCATGCTGCAGCGGGCGGGAGGAGCCTGTGCCAGCGCCCCCGCTACATCTGGTGCCGGGGTCGGCGGCGGCGGCACAACGTCAGACTCTGCTGACCATCAACGCAACCACCGCATGCGAACAGAGACGAAGGCGGCGAAGACGCTGTGCATCATCATGGGGTGTTTCTGCCTCTGCTGGGCGCCTTTCTTTGTCACCAATGTGGTGGACCCCTTCATAGACTACACGGTGCCCTCCGAGCTGTGGGTCGCCTGTCTGTGGCTGGGCTACATCAACTCCATGCTGAACCCCATCCTCTACGCCTTCCTCAACAAGTCCTTCCGCCGTGCCTTCCTCATCATTCTGTGTTGTGGGAGGAAGAGATATCGCAGGCCGTCCATCCTGGGGTCCAACGCTCCCTGCACAGCCACGCAGATCAACGGCTCCACTCATGTACTCAAGTAAGTTCTGGCAATCCTTTTTCTGGCAGGTCTGGCTCTGTCTACAAGGTTCTGTGTtggctttgtgttgttgtagcaTGTTAACATTGTTAGCACTGCAGTAGTGATCACACCGAGTACACTGGGAGTCATTTATCATGTTAGCTACATACATTCTGCAGATAATGTACACACCACTGATGGGGTTACGAGGCGTGTTACACAAGGCTTTATCTCTATAAATACTCTTAACAGTCCCCTTATGAATTCTAATGTACGACCTTGACTTATTACTAGTTCAGCCCATTACTGTTTCTAAACATGGAACACATGTTTCACAGCGATAAGGACGTGGCGTTGCTGGCCTGCTGAATATTTAATTTTTCTCAGTATGCCCCGAATACAACATCCGATCTTATCTGTGTCAGACGTGGCTACTACGGCCCTGCAGTCTATGCACGGCAGGCTTGGCTCTGTTGATGCAGTATTAATGCATCTATGTGACCACATATGTACAGTAAGGGGCCGATAATTCCTGACAATAATTGTTCAGGAATCAAAGgcttattatcattattattgtaaCCTCCATCACCCCCATTAGGAAGTTTGACTGCAGAACTTAGTATGAAGTATGACTTGATCAGCTAGCATACTAGGGAACGCTGATGACATACCGCATAACACTGTAGATCTGCGTCCACATGCACCCTCTGTATCAGATCATAATGTCTCAGGATGGCTG
This window encodes:
- the htr4 gene encoding 5-hydroxytryptamine receptor 4 isoform X1; this translates as MNVSAAGQMPVMEELVSESDSMPKRMALICFLSLVMLMSILGNLLVMVAVCKDRQLRKIKTNYFIVSLAFADLLVSVLVMPFGAIELVHQHWIYGETFCLVRTSLDVLLTTASILHLCCIALDRYYAICCQPLVYRNKMTPMRVALMIGGCWVIPTFISFLPIMQGWNNIGIDEVINQRRQSEGNSTSCVFMVNKPYALTCSLVAFYIPLVLMVLAYQRIYITARAHAMQISMLQRAGGACASAPATSGAGVGGGGTTSDSADHQRNHRMRTETKAAKTLCIIMGCFCLCWAPFFVTNVVDPFIDYTVPSELWVACLWLGYINSMLNPILYAFLNKSFRRAFLIILCCGRKRYRRPSILGSNAPCTATQINGSTHVLKYSVLHNGNHTEQEKKSLHTDTASCESCL
- the htr4 gene encoding 5-hydroxytryptamine receptor 4 isoform X2, whose amino-acid sequence is MNVSAAGQMPVMEELVSESDSMPKRMALICFLSLVMLMSILGNLLVMVAVCKDRQLRKIKTNYFIVSLAFADLLVSVLVMPFGAIELVHQHWIYGETFCLVRTSLDVLLTTASILHLCCIALDRYYAICCQPLVYRNKMTPMRVALMIGGCWVIPTFISFLPIMQGWNNIGIDEVINQRRQSEGNSTSCVFMVNKPYALTCSLVAFYIPLVLMVLAYQRIYITARAHAMQISMLQRAGGACASAPATSGAGVGGGGTTSDSADHQRNHRMRTETKAAKTLCIIMGCFCLCWAPFFVTNVVDPFIDYTVPSELWVACLWLGYINSMLNPILYAFLNKSFRRAFLIILCCGRKRYRRPSILGSNAPCTATQINGSTHVLNGCSSASKLLLWFCNTRPVPV